The sequence TCGATCGATTAGGATCAAACGAGTTGACGTCAGAGCGCGCAGGTGTAAACACACAGGTCACGTTCCTCTGTGTGGACAGCTGAGATTGCGGCTTAAAAATGTATCCGGAGATGTTGTCGGGTCCTTTTTAAGTTCAAATATATCACATTTATGAACTCATTTTTAGATTTTCCTCAAAATGCACCAACAGATCGATATTGTTATATGAGcctgaatgaaaaaaaactgacaataacctgatattttgaggtggaatttcattcattcattcatttcattctcactgtgcaatatcattttccacttgtgcaattttgttaatagtctgtttattgtcaatactgtatatactgctcctatttttatacttccttctatttaaatggttcatattttgttacactttgtttagctcttttttactgtgttagctgatgcatcttgttttttgcactatcccctttgctgctgtacactgcaaatttccccactgcgggactaataaaggaatatcttatcttatcttatcatgaAGTCAACTAAAGTGTCTGACAGTTATTGGACCTAAAACCAAAGCTTTTCAGTCACCACTCAGAGCTTTTACTTGACATGATAGTATTGTCGTCACATTGTAATATGCTTTTAAGATTTGCAACCTAGGAGAGaaactaaatataaatataagcgATTAGTTTGCCGGACCAAGACTCACATATATTTTGGTGTGGTTATTTATGGAGAGGGCCTGTCGTTAAGTGCGCGTGAATTAATGAAGGTACCCACGTTTAAGcgtgcgtaattacgcacgTAGGTCAGTCCGCGTCAAACGTTTTGGATATCTCAGTGTTTTTCACAGCTTGTTGTAAACTAATAGGGAATCCTGGAGGCAGTAGCATCCTCCTAAAAACACACAGTGTCGTGAACAATCATCTCTTCTCGCTATATCACTGAATAGAGTCAGAACCACCTGTTTCCACTGTTTTTTAATATGATTGAAATGTGATGCAACATAACAGAATTACAACCTATTGTTCTGACTACTGTTATGCTTTCAATTGTGGTTATAAGaaacaaaatgtgtatttagAAGGAAAAAGAGGGATGTGAACAGGGTTATTATGTGGACTTGTGTTATGCAAACGAAGATTAAATTGACCGATTCTTctatggagtcagatcagtctcaatattaatgaatgcacacagaaggattaaaaaatataaatatataaatgtaaaaaaatatatatccacatataaaaaataaggttaacaaatatatttctgatgcagacacaaatatttattattttaaatacatgtaatataaatctacaaatatatgtatttaaaagtatttgcaattttcatcaaaaacatatttggatgttgtgacatttatatacaaactgttgAACCTGCATTCACAAACTGCTTGTCATGTGGGAACTTCATTGCATTTGTGTGGGGATTTTTGACACcgttttattaataataaaaataagtctaataataaatatgattattattattacatattccATTGTTTacgtatttaatttatttttataatgttttattattttatacaaaTTTTCTGTACtgattttttgtcattttaatgatcgttttttaattcatattttaactATTTCtgtgtgcattgaaaaatatttttgtggagagagtTTCATTTGCTCTTATTTTAAAGGCAGGGTTAAGAGacttgttttgttatatttgttaacattttcatcACATCTTGActgcaatcaataaatcagatGTACTCAGTACTGCACTATATGTGATATCACTTTTAGAGGTGGCACTCTGTTTGTTGGGGGCTTTTCTACAAAGTGCTGGTAATGTATCTGGTCAAAAACGATTTTCTTGTTTAAGACTGTTTTATGGAAGTGGAGAATgtgacattttaatgttttttttcctcctcaggTGGCTCCTTTTGGCCTCTGCATAATGAGCGCCCTGATGTCGAGAGGCCCCCCGATGATCCTGTCCTGCCTGAttacgaggacgaggacgaggaagagGTTGGCCTTGTTTGGGGTGATGATGCGGACGGGCTTCAGGAGGCAGAGGCTGAGCCTCAGGGAGGTAACGGGGACGGTGAGCAGCAGGTCCCTCCGCCCTACTTTGGGCTGGGATGGAGACAGGGTCCTGCTGCTCCTTTTCCTGTTTATTACCCTGTTTACTACCCTGTTCCCTATCTTCTTCCCTATGCTTTCCCTCCTGCTGACCCTTATGGTCCTCCTCCCGCTAACCCTTTTGCTAACCTTCAAGCTGATCTTCCTGCTGACTATTATGGTTTTCCTGCTGACCCTTTCATTGGCCCTCCTGCTGACCCTTACGGTCGTCCTCCTACTTTCCCTCCTGCCTACCCGTTTGGTGACTTTCAAGTTGACCCTCATGCGGACCCTCATGGTCTTCCTCATAGTTTCCCATCTGCTGACCCTCACGGTGGCTTTGAAGCCATTGAGTATTTTGAAGCCGTTGAGTATTTTGTTGAGAGGCACGCCTTTTGGCAACATGGAGAGGATGAGGACCATCTTGAGGACCATCTTGAGGATTGGGACGATGGGGACAATGGGATTGAGTTCCCTATCCTGGAGGTTGAAGACATCGGGCCAGTCTGCCAATACAATCCCCCTGAGGAACTCAGCGAGGCAGACTCTGGCCCCGGCCCCTCCACAAGGAGACACAGGGAAGACAGCGacggggaggaggaggctgctgcGAAGAGGCCGAGGTGGTCTGATGACAGCGACTCGGATTGACTCTAAACATAGGAGCAATCACTGAGTCCACATTTCCCCTTCATCACTTCCTCATCACAACAGGACCAATCATTCCCGCCTTTGCGTCTGGCAGGGCTGGTGACACCCCTGGTAGCGTCTTGCACCAAGGGGCTGGCCTCTGCGTCTGGCAGGGCTGGTGACACCCCCGGTAGCCTCTTGCACCGGGACCGTTGGATTGAGGGCTGGCCTTTGTGTCTGGCAGGGCTGCGAACACCCCACGTAGCGTCTTGCACTGGGGCTTTTTGTGCAGTAATTCCTCATTTTTGAACGGTGGATCGATCgacattattttatttctttcatcCTGAGGGCCGGCCTTTGCGTCTGGCAAGGCCGTCAATGCCCCAGGTAGTCCTAGCGTCTGGCAGGGCTGTCGACACCCCATGCATGTAGTCTTTGCGTCTGGCAGGGCGAGGAATCTTCAGCCTTGTCTGTGttcaaatgaacacaatatttctTCCCACAGGGAGTTAGCTCAAAGTTGCCCAACGTTAGGTGTCCTATTAGGATGCCTCCTGAACGTCttcagagataaaaaaaaaaaaaaatgccgtataggatagtttgggtgttttgtatgaggtacttatccatagtcagtgtattacccacagtagatgacggtcggtgcgtccccagtttggagaagcagacaggagtaccagcccaatagcaaaacaatgtactgctgtggacggggccggcagcaaaacacattttagccagtgttttttgtttatttttatggcCCATCCACCACGCCACCCGCCCGCCCTGTGtatctttcgctctttaaacaatgtcaccacagcactttccctgagtgtttactgttgccgtggatgggtttacattgtagttacgGGAACgtccggtgcgtctcataccagCGCTAAAGGGAGCCTTGTGCGGCGGTGTCAAAcgccgacggctgtgacaaagcgtcggtatttgacgccttaggaatgagaacgggctgatatagcgtacacttaaactgatattgatttttttaggtgggccttttttttaggtagctaaaatatgttttcctgccggccccgtccacagcagtacatcgctttgctcccATGTCGGtatcctgtctgtttctccaaactggggatgTGCCGACCGccgtctactgtaggtaatacactgactatggataggTACCtgatacaaccccacttcaaaaccaaaactatccctttaatacgGCCGAAAAAGGTATAGTAACTATATAAAATATCTATTATATTCAAAATATTCAATAATTCAAAGATTATTTTAATTACTAACCACATTTGTCTTGCTTTACTCTTATCTTACTCCACCACCTGAGCTGCTGTTATTATTCACTGTGGACGCAAAAAAAGTAAGTATGAGCTTCTGTTTTGTTGAGAAAGGGACTTGGAATAGTCTATAATGTAAAGAAATAGTAAGAATTGTGTGTTAAATCTGCTTATTCATACTTATTCAATAATTCAAACATTGTTTTACTAACCATTCTTTATATCCTACTTCACCACCTGAGCTGCTGTTGTTCACTGAGGATGAAGAAGGTGATCTTAAATAGTctataatgtaaaaaaagagaaagtaatATTATGTAACCCACCTACAAACTATATGCTATACATCTATTTGTTCATATAATATCACGTAATAAGTAATTCAAACATAATTTGTCTCTCTTACTAACCATTATTTATTGTTCCCTCTCTTACTCCGTCacctgagctgctgctgttcacCGAGGACGAAGAAGGTGAGTAATCTGACatgtaaacaaagttaaataGTCTATATTGTAAAGAAATAGTATGAATTGTGtgttattgtattttaaatCTACTTATTCATACTTATTCAATAATTCAAATATTGTTTTACTAACCATTCTTTATATCCTACTCCACCACCTGAGCCTCTGCCGTTCACCGAGGACGAAGAAGGTCAGTAATCTGACatgtaaacaaagtaaaatagtCTATATTGTAAAGAAATAGAGAGAATTGTGTGTTACTGTATTGTTGTATTGGTTTACTAACCATTCTTTATATCCTACTCCACCACCTGAGCTGCTGTTGTTCACTGAGGATGAAAAAAGTAGTAAGAGCTTCTGTTTTGTAGAGAAATTGACCTAGAATAGTCTACAATAGAATAACTTGtgactttgttttgaaaagtgccGTATAAATACAGTATCATAGAAAAAGTTTGCGTAATCACAGTTATTTCTTTGTGCCGTGTGCTTTACCTGAACTTCTTCTGTTTCCTTGTGTCTCCAGGATCTGTCCTTGCATCTGCCTGCCTCAGCTGCTTGCTTCCATAACCCCGAGCTATTGCACCAGGCCAGCCACGCTCTGACCCTCATCAGCCTGTCCTGCTCTTGTCTCTTCTCTGGATGTGGTGATGTCAGTGGAGAACTTTAGCTGCTTGTCAAGGTCGGCTCTCATTCACCAGTCATTTCCTGGAACCTGTCTGAAGACTGATGTTCTGCTCAGGCGCTTCTGCACCGATTGTCCAGCCGTTACAAACTGAACCAGCTGCAT comes from Sebastes fasciatus isolate fSebFas1 chromosome 5, fSebFas1.pri, whole genome shotgun sequence and encodes:
- the LOC141768176 gene encoding uncharacterized protein LOC141768176, whose translation is MASNGPPVEEDGLLTRIRRWIASFASGSFWPLHNERPDVERPPDDPVLPDYEDEDEEEVGLVWGDDADGLQEAEAEPQGGNGDGEQQVPPPYFGLGWRQGPAAPFPVYYPVYYPVPYLLPYAFPPADPYGPPPANPFANLQADLPADYYGFPADPFIGPPADPYGRPPTFPPAYPFGDFQVDPHADPHGLPHSFPSADPHGGFEAIEYFEAVEYFVERHAFWQHGEDEDHLEDHLEDWDDGDNGIEFPILEVEDIGPVCQYNPPEELSEADSGPGPSTRRHREDSDGEEEAAAKRPRWSDDSDSD